In one Methylocaldum szegediense genomic region, the following are encoded:
- a CDS encoding ABC transporter permease/substrate-binding protein, translated as MIRTTVLLLGLWLGCGPTPAAEKTAGLIVGSKPFTESVILGEIATQILRSQGIEVQHRDQLGGTRLIWQALRNGEIDLYPEYTGTLMEEILADRLRDRRDLAALRQALAEQGIRMSEPLGFNNTYALGMTAGHAGRLGIATISGLRRHPELKFGFSNEFMGRADGWPGLRQAYGLPQHAVVGMDHDLAYRGLVSGSLDVTDLYTTDPEIRYYSLRVLEDDRGYFPDYHAVYLYRADLAARQPDLPPALRQLEGQISEATMVAMNAEAKLDKVPESRVAAGFLEKRFGIKAAPRQTSLGTSLWRHTVEHLTLVAISLTAAILTAVPLGILCVRRPRLGRLVIGATGILQTIPSLALLVFMIPLLGIGTRPAIAALFLYSLLPIVRNTCTGLADIPPSLLESADALGLSRSARLRLVELPLASRTILAGIKTAAVINVGMATLGALIGAGGYDQLILTGIRLDDTGLILQGAIPAALLALAIESAFGFAERWLVPKGLRL; from the coding sequence ATGATCCGCACAACGGTCTTACTGCTCGGTTTATGGCTCGGCTGCGGCCCGACGCCCGCAGCGGAGAAAACTGCAGGGCTTATCGTAGGTTCAAAGCCGTTCACGGAGTCGGTCATCCTCGGCGAAATTGCGACCCAGATTCTCCGAAGCCAGGGTATCGAAGTGCAGCACAGGGATCAGTTGGGCGGAACACGGCTCATCTGGCAGGCGCTTCGGAACGGCGAGATCGATCTCTACCCGGAATACACCGGAACCCTGATGGAGGAGATTCTCGCAGACCGGCTGCGGGACCGGCGAGACCTCGCCGCGCTGCGCCAGGCGCTGGCCGAACAGGGCATTCGGATGAGCGAACCGCTCGGGTTCAATAACACTTATGCCCTAGGCATGACCGCCGGTCACGCCGGCCGTCTTGGAATCGCCACCATCTCGGGATTGCGCCGACATCCGGAGCTCAAATTCGGTTTCAGCAACGAATTCATGGGTAGGGCGGACGGGTGGCCCGGTTTACGCCAAGCCTACGGCCTGCCTCAGCACGCGGTCGTCGGAATGGATCACGACCTGGCTTACCGCGGACTGGTCAGCGGCAGCCTGGACGTGACGGATCTCTACACCACTGACCCGGAGATACGGTATTACTCGCTGCGGGTACTCGAAGACGATCGGGGCTATTTCCCCGATTATCACGCCGTCTACCTTTACCGGGCTGATCTCGCGGCACGACAGCCCGATCTTCCGCCGGCACTGCGACAGCTCGAAGGGCAAATTTCCGAAGCGACGATGGTCGCCATGAACGCCGAGGCTAAGCTCGATAAGGTACCGGAAAGCCGGGTTGCGGCCGGCTTCCTGGAAAAACGGTTCGGGATCAAGGCGGCCCCCAGACAAACGAGCCTGGGCACTAGTCTCTGGCGCCACACGGTCGAGCATCTCACCCTGGTCGCAATTTCGCTGACCGCGGCCATTCTCACCGCCGTTCCCTTGGGGATTCTTTGCGTGCGTAGACCTCGTCTCGGGCGATTGGTCATCGGCGCAACCGGCATTCTGCAGACCATCCCTTCGCTGGCACTCCTCGTATTCATGATCCCTTTGCTCGGGATCGGCACTCGGCCGGCCATTGCCGCTCTGTTTCTGTACAGCCTGCTGCCTATCGTACGCAACACGTGCACCGGCCTAGCAGACATACCCCCTTCCCTGCTCGAATCGGCCGATGCCCTCGGACTCAGTCGCTCAGCCCGGCTACGCTTGGTGGAATTACCCCTTGCCTCGCGCACGATACTCGCAGGCATTAAGACAGCAGCCGTCATCAACGTCGGCATGGCTACCCTGGGCGCGTTGATCGGCGCGGGCGGTTACGACCAGCTAATACTCACCGGTATCCGCCTGGACGACACTGGTCTGATCCTCCAGGGCGCCATACCGGCCGCCTTGCTCGCACTAGCTATAGAGAGCGCTTTCGGCTTCGCCGAACGGTGGCTAGTGCCCAAGGGCCTGCGGCTCTGA